In Rhodococcus sp. OK302, one genomic interval encodes:
- a CDS encoding HPr family phosphocarrier protein, protein MPSKTVAVGSAVGLHARPAALIAEAVGASGATVTLAVAGGEPVDAGSALMIMTLGAAKDTEVTVESDDVAALEKVAELVAADLDA, encoded by the coding sequence ATGCCCAGTAAGACCGTTGCCGTAGGTTCCGCAGTCGGCCTCCACGCTCGCCCCGCTGCTCTGATCGCCGAAGCTGTCGGCGCATCCGGAGCCACCGTCACCCTCGCTGTCGCCGGCGGAGAACCCGTCGATGCCGGTTCCGCGCTCATGATCATGACGCTCGGCGCTGCCAAGGACACCGAAGTCACCGTCGAGTCCGACGACGTGGCCGCCCTCGAGAAGGTTGCCGAGCTGGTTGCCGCAGATCTCGACGCCTGA
- the hflX gene encoding GTPase HflX codes for MTKSHDSQESAADESAESFAADESTGHEQPEYTAPASSGDPSVGEMQLEAREARRRVSGLSTELDDVTEVEYRQLRLERVVLVGVWTQGTAEQAENSMTELAALADTAGSEVLDSLVQRRDKPDTATYIGSGKAQELREIVLSTGADTVVCDGELTPAQLTALEKVVKVKVIDRTALILDIFAQHATSREGKAQVAYAQMEYMIPRLRGWGESMSRQAGGRAGSNGGVGLRGPGETKIETDRRRIRERMAKLRREIKAMKAARDTKRTRRLQSDIPSVAIVGYTNAGKSSLLNALTGSGVLVENALFATLDPTTRRASLDDGREYVLTDTVGFVRHLPTQLIEAFRSTLEEVTDADLLMHVVDGSDPLPTDQINAVRGVITDVLRETNSAAPPELIVVNKIDAADPVTLTQLRALLPGAVFISAQTGEGVAELRAHLAEVLVRPDVEVDVLVPYHRGDLMARIHSDGTILESAHEESGTRVHARVPQMLASALVEYAPSA; via the coding sequence ATGACGAAATCACATGACAGTCAAGAATCCGCTGCAGACGAGTCTGCAGAGTCGTTTGCTGCAGACGAGTCCACAGGACACGAGCAGCCTGAATACACGGCGCCGGCCTCGTCCGGAGATCCGTCGGTCGGCGAGATGCAGCTCGAAGCGCGCGAAGCTCGGCGCCGCGTCTCCGGTCTGTCTACCGAACTCGATGATGTCACCGAGGTCGAGTACCGGCAGTTGCGTCTCGAGCGCGTGGTCCTGGTCGGTGTCTGGACCCAGGGGACGGCTGAGCAAGCCGAGAACAGCATGACCGAGCTGGCTGCGTTGGCCGATACGGCTGGGTCCGAGGTTCTCGACAGCCTCGTACAGCGCCGCGACAAGCCGGATACGGCCACATACATCGGCTCCGGCAAGGCACAGGAGTTGCGCGAAATCGTGCTCTCCACCGGCGCCGACACCGTCGTGTGCGACGGCGAATTGACGCCGGCGCAGCTCACGGCGCTGGAAAAGGTCGTCAAGGTCAAGGTCATCGACCGTACTGCCTTGATTCTCGACATCTTCGCCCAGCACGCGACCTCCCGTGAAGGTAAGGCCCAGGTCGCCTACGCGCAGATGGAGTACATGATTCCCCGCCTGCGCGGTTGGGGTGAGTCCATGTCCCGTCAGGCCGGTGGTCGTGCGGGCAGTAACGGCGGTGTGGGTCTGCGTGGCCCCGGTGAGACCAAGATCGAGACCGACCGTCGACGCATTCGTGAGCGGATGGCAAAACTGCGCCGCGAGATCAAGGCAATGAAGGCTGCTCGCGACACGAAGCGGACGCGCCGTCTACAGAGTGACATTCCGTCGGTTGCGATTGTCGGCTACACCAACGCCGGTAAGTCGAGTCTTCTCAACGCCCTGACGGGTTCGGGCGTTCTGGTGGAAAACGCACTGTTTGCCACCTTGGATCCGACTACACGACGGGCATCGCTCGACGACGGTCGCGAATACGTCCTGACCGACACCGTCGGATTTGTGCGACACCTGCCGACTCAGTTGATCGAAGCCTTCCGCTCGACTCTCGAAGAGGTCACCGACGCCGATCTGCTGATGCACGTGGTGGACGGATCCGATCCGCTGCCGACCGACCAGATCAACGCCGTCCGCGGTGTCATCACCGATGTTCTGCGCGAGACCAATTCAGCGGCCCCGCCGGAATTGATCGTGGTCAACAAGATCGATGCCGCAGATCCGGTCACACTCACGCAGTTGCGTGCGCTGCTGCCCGGCGCTGTCTTCATCTCGGCTCAGACCGGCGAGGGCGTTGCGGAACTGCGCGCCCACCTCGCCGAGGTGCTGGTGCGTCCCGACGTCGAAGTTGACGTGCTGGTTCCATATCACCGCGGTGATCTGATGGCCAGAATCCACTCCGACGGAACCATTTTGGAATCCGCTCACGAGGAGTCCGGTACCAGGGTTCACGCCCGCGTGCCACAAATGTTGGCATCGGCATTGGTCGAGTACGCACCGAGTGCGTAG
- a CDS encoding DeoR/GlpR family DNA-binding transcription regulator — protein sequence MYAEERQQAIAGMVSQRGRMSVSALSETFGVTTETVRRDLAFLERIGQIRRVHGGAVPTGSLHVTEPGMAERDQTRAEQKDRIARCATTYLPASGGSVIFDAGTTTGRMMPEIPPELDFTAVTNSVPIGARLASMSSVSLIMLGGRVRGVTQAAVGEDALRLLSTLRVDVAFIGTNAISPGHGLSTPDSEEAAVKRAMVKAANHVVVLADSTKVGREHLISFAPLDSIDVLITDGDISATDTSEFHDHGIEVVIA from the coding sequence GTGTACGCGGAAGAACGTCAGCAAGCGATCGCCGGAATGGTGTCGCAGCGTGGCCGCATGTCCGTGTCAGCACTTTCCGAAACCTTCGGCGTAACCACCGAAACCGTTCGACGCGACCTCGCCTTCCTCGAACGAATCGGCCAGATCCGACGCGTTCACGGCGGCGCCGTTCCCACCGGTTCGCTGCACGTCACCGAACCCGGAATGGCCGAACGTGATCAGACCCGCGCCGAGCAGAAGGACCGCATCGCACGGTGCGCCACCACCTACCTGCCGGCCAGTGGCGGCAGCGTAATTTTCGACGCCGGCACCACAACCGGACGCATGATGCCGGAAATTCCCCCCGAACTCGATTTCACGGCCGTCACCAATTCCGTCCCGATCGGGGCACGCCTGGCATCGATGAGTTCCGTGTCACTGATCATGCTCGGCGGTCGGGTTCGCGGAGTCACCCAGGCCGCGGTCGGCGAGGACGCCCTACGTCTGCTGAGCACACTTCGCGTCGACGTGGCCTTCATCGGCACCAACGCCATCAGCCCCGGACATGGACTTTCAACCCCCGACAGCGAGGAGGCCGCGGTCAAGCGCGCCATGGTCAAGGCCGCCAATCATGTTGTCGTGCTTGCCGACTCCACCAAGGTGGGCCGCGAGCATCTCATCAGCTTCGCTCCGCTCGACAGCATCGATGTCCTCATCACGGACGGGGACATCAGTGCCACCGATACATCCGAGTTCCATGACCACGGAATCGAGGTGGTGATCGCATGA
- the pfkB gene encoding 1-phosphofructokinase, with amino-acid sequence MIVTLTANPSIDRTVQLDQPLLRGSVLRAQSTRSDPGGKGVNVARVLSAAQLEVLAILPGNPGDPLLSALATGAIPHLGVATTGLARTNITVAEPDGTTTKINEPGAALSASTLEALAHELISRADIADWIVLSGSVPPGVHPSWYAELVAALRDHPCRVAVDTSDAPLSALADNFPHSAPDLLKPNGEELAQLTGVDGHVLESAAQAGDPGPAIAAATRLVERGVGAVLATLGAAGAVLVTADGAWIATAPPIVAVSTVGAGDSSLAGYILAATAGADQAQCLRHAVAYGSAAASLPGTTLPTPRQVDLAGVTITAAESALPTELA; translated from the coding sequence ATGATCGTCACACTTACCGCCAATCCGAGCATCGATCGAACGGTGCAGTTGGACCAACCCCTCCTGCGGGGTTCCGTCCTGCGCGCACAGTCCACCCGTAGCGATCCCGGCGGCAAGGGGGTGAACGTGGCCCGTGTCCTGAGCGCCGCACAACTCGAAGTACTCGCGATTCTCCCCGGCAATCCCGGCGATCCGCTTCTGAGCGCGCTCGCTACCGGCGCAATCCCCCACCTGGGTGTTGCCACGACGGGCCTCGCCCGGACCAACATCACCGTGGCAGAACCTGACGGCACGACCACCAAGATCAACGAACCCGGTGCCGCACTGTCCGCGTCGACACTGGAGGCGTTGGCCCACGAACTGATCTCACGGGCTGACATCGCCGACTGGATAGTCCTGTCCGGATCGGTACCTCCCGGGGTTCACCCGAGCTGGTACGCGGAACTTGTTGCGGCCCTTCGAGATCACCCGTGCCGAGTTGCCGTTGACACCTCCGACGCACCCCTGTCGGCACTCGCCGACAATTTCCCTCACTCGGCGCCGGATCTACTCAAGCCCAACGGCGAAGAGTTGGCTCAACTCACCGGCGTCGACGGCCATGTTCTGGAAAGTGCTGCGCAGGCCGGTGATCCGGGTCCCGCAATCGCCGCGGCAACCCGTCTGGTCGAACGTGGCGTCGGCGCCGTACTCGCAACACTCGGTGCGGCGGGCGCGGTGTTGGTCACCGCCGACGGCGCCTGGATCGCTACTGCTCCCCCCATCGTCGCGGTCAGCACCGTCGGTGCCGGTGATTCGTCACTCGCCGGCTACATCCTCGCCGCGACGGCCGGAGCGGATCAAGCGCAGTGCCTCCGCCATGCCGTCGCCTACGGAAGCGCAGCTGCATCTCTTCCCGGAACCACCCTTCCAACACCCCGACAAGTCGATCTCGCAGGCGTCACGATCACCGCTGCCGAGTCCGCCCTGCCCACCGAACTCGCCTGA